A stretch of Aedes aegypti strain LVP_AGWG chromosome 2, AaegL5.0 Primary Assembly, whole genome shotgun sequence DNA encodes these proteins:
- the LOC110676017 gene encoding adult-specific cuticular protein ACP-20-like, translated as MFRTSVVVALAFLGAALAYEHHGFISEVKHIPYKWYGGGGEGGMMGGFGGSEGGIGIGGGEEYYSYPKYKYEYGVKDYHTGDHKSQWEMRDGDVVKGEYTLDEADGTKRIVEYHADSKNGFEAKVKNIGHAIHEGGMGGYEGGYYGHGYSYSKLKKFN; from the exons ATGTTCCGAACATCAGTTGTTGTCGCGTTGGCCTTTTTGGGAGCCGCACTGGCCTACGAGCATCACGGATTTATTAGTGAAGTCAAGCACATCCCGTACAAGTGGTATGGCGGTGGTGGCGAAGGCGGTATGATGGGCGGTTTTGGTGGCTCCGAG GGCGGCATTGGGATCGGTGGCGGAGAGGAGTACTACAGTTACCCGAAATACAAGTACGAGTACGGAGTGAAGGACTATCACACCGGTGACCACAAGAGCCAATGGGAGATGCGCGATGGGGATGTTGTCAAGGGCGAGTACACCCTGGATGAGGCCGATGGAACCAAGCGTATTGTTGAATATCACGCCGACAGCAAGAACGGTTTCGAAGCCAAGGTCAAGAACATCGGACACGCTATCCATGAAGGCGGCATGGGCGGATACGAAGGTGGTTACTACGGCCATGGTTACAGCTACAGTAAACTGAAGAAGTTCAACTGA